A DNA window from Ostrea edulis chromosome 5, xbOstEdul1.1, whole genome shotgun sequence contains the following coding sequences:
- the LOC125652603 gene encoding mitochondrial import inner membrane translocase subunit Tim9: protein MATPNMQEIDPDAAVKQFKEFIGAYNKITQMCFKDCIHDFTSRKISNAENSCALNCLEKYLKSTQRISTRFQEHHLQYTDDSPYKAMAGKS from the exons ATGGCGACACCAAATATGCAGGAAATTGATCCAGATGCAGCAGTCAAACAG TTTAAAGAGTTCATAGGAGCATATAACAAAATTACTCAGATGTGTTTCAAGGACTGCATTCATGATTTCACCTCAAGGAAGATATCCAATGCAGAG AATAGCTGTGCCCTGAACTGCTTAGAGAAATATTTAAAGTCGACACAGAGAATATCGACCCGATTCCAGGAGCACCATTTACAGTACACCGACGACTCGCCATACAAAGCTATGGCCGGCAAAAGTTGA